The following proteins are co-located in the Phyllostomus discolor isolate MPI-MPIP mPhyDis1 chromosome 1, mPhyDis1.pri.v3, whole genome shotgun sequence genome:
- the HHIPL1 gene encoding HHIP-like protein 1, with translation MAGRRAGAAARSLLALLVLRALGTAAHPQCLDFRPPFRPPQPLPFCSQYSAFGCCTPEQDAALARRFGALAARVDAGLWAACAGYALDLLCQECSPYAAHLYDAEDPSTPLRTVPGLCEDYCLDLWQTCRGLFRHLSPARELWALEGNRAKFCRYLALDDPDYCFPHLLVSENLNANLGRVVADAQGCLQLCLEEVANGLRNPVAMVHARDGTHRFFVAEQVGLVWAYLPDRSRVERPFLNVSRAVLTSPWQGDERGFLGIAFHPRFRHNGRLFAYYSVGVDFDEWVRISEFRVSEDDTNAVDHGSERIILEINEPASNHNGGQLLFGDDGYLYIFTGDGGMAGDPFGKFGNAQNKSALLGKVLRIDVDRGERGRLYRIPPDNPFVGDPDARPEVYALGVRNMWRCSFDRGDPVSGAGRGRLFCGDVGQNKFEEVDLVERGRNYGWRAREGFECYDLKLCANASLDDVLPIFAYPHKMGKSVTGGYVYRGCEYPNLNGLYIFGDFMSGRLMSLREGPEPGGWQYSELCMGRGQTCEFPGLINNYHPHIISFAEDEAGELYFMSTAVPSATAARGVVYKVIDPSRRAPPGKCRTQPAQVKVKSRLIRFVPKEKFIRRAEGTPQPTVRATTRAPRRRRPTAPAPVPTPRPARPTRRPARPTQRPGGRRASGRRRGRPGKENPSPPNGTVRLVRPVGLSPGSGRVEVFASGRWGTVCDDRWDIKAAAVVCRQLGFAHAVRATKRAEFGEGRALPILLDDVRCAGDEKTLLECGHAGLGKHNCDHQEDAGVICSHEDPDLPAS, from the exons ATGGCGGGACGGCGAGCCGGGGCCGCGGCCCGATCGCTGCTGGCGCTGCTGGTTTTGCGGGCACTTGGGACAGCGGCGCACCCGCAGTGCCTGGACTTCAGGCCGCCCTTCCGGCCCCCGCAGCCGCTGCCCTTCTGCTCGCAGTACTCGGCCTTCGGCTGCTGCACGCCCGAGCAGGACGCCGCGCTGGCCCGCCGCTTCGGGGCCCTGGCGGCGCGCGTAGACGCCGGCTTGTGGGCCGCGTGCGCCGGCTACGCGCTCGACCTGCTGTGCCAG GAATGCTCGCCCTACGCGGCCCACCTCTATGACGCCGAGGACCCGTCCACGCCGCTGCGGACGGTGCCGGGGCTGTGCGAGGATTACTGCCTGGACCTGTGGCAGACCTGCCGGGGCCTCTTCCGCCACCTGTCGCCGGCCCGCGAGCTCTGGGCGCTGGAGGGCAACCGTGCCAAGTTCTGCCGCTACCTGGCCCTGGACGACCCGGACTACTGCTTCCCACACCTGCTGGTCAGCGAGAACCTCAACGCGAACCTGGGCCGCGTGGTGGCCGACGCCCAGGGCTGCCTGCAGCtgtgcctggaggaggtggccaaCGGGCTGCGCAACCCCGTGGCCATGGTCCACGCCCGGGACGGCACCCACCGCTTCTTCGTGGCCGAGCAGGTGGGGCTGGTGTGGGCCTACCTGCCCGACCGCTCGCGGGTGGAGAGGCCCTTCCTGAACGTGAGCCGGGCCGTGCTCACCTCGCCCTGGCAGGGCGACGAGCGGGGCTTCCTGGGCATCGCCTTCCACCCCCGCTTCCGCCACAACGGCCGGCTCTTCGCGTACTACTCCGTGGGCGTGGACTTCGACGAGTGGGTCCGCATCAGCGAGTTCAGGGTCTCGGAGGACGACACGAACGCCGTGGACCACGGCTCCGAGAG GATAATCCTGGAGATCAACGAACCGGCCTCGAACCACAACGGGGGCCAGCTGCTCTTCGGCGACGACGGGTACCTCTACATCTTTACCGGGGACGGCGGGATGGCCGGAGACCCCTTTGGGAAGTTTGGAAATGCCCAAAACAA GTCGGCGCTGCTGGGCAAGGTGCTGCGCATCGACGTGGACCGCGGGGAGCGCGGCCGTCTCTACCGCATCCCGCCCGACAACCCGTTCGTGGGGGACCCCGACGCGCGGCCCGAGGTCTACGCGCTGGGCGTACGCAACATGTGGCGCTGCTCCTTCGACCGCGGCGACCCGGTGTCGGGCGCCGGCCGCGGGCGCCTCTTCTGCGGCGACGTGGGCCAGAACAAGTTCGAGGAGGTGGACCTGGTGGAGCGCGGCCGCAACTACGGCTGGCGCGCGCGCGAGGGCTTCGAGTGCTACGACCTCAAGCTGTGTGCCAACGCCTCCCTCG ATGATGTGCTGCCCATATTCGCCTACCCGCACAAGATGGGCAAGTCGGTCACGGGGGGCTACGTGTACCGGGGCTGCGAGTACCCCAACCTGAACGGCCTCTACATTTTCGGCGACTTCATGAGCGG GCGTCTGATGTCCCTCCGCGAGGGCCCGGAGCCGGGCGGGTGGCAGTACAGCGAGCTCTGCATGGGCCGCGGCCAGACCTGCGAGTTCCCCGGCCTCATCAACAACTACCACCCACACATCATCTCCTTTGCGGAGGACGAGGCCG GGGAGCTGTACTTCATGTCCACGGCCGTGCCGAGTGCCACGGCGGCACGGGGGGTTGTCTACAAAGTAATCGATCCCTCCAG ACGGGCGCCCCCGGGCAAGTGTCGGACCCAGCCCGCCCAGGTGAAGGTGAAGAGCCGCCTCATCCGCTTTGTGCCCAAAGAAA AGTTCATCCGGAGAGCAGAGGGCACACCTCAGCCCACAGTGCGTGCGACCACCAGGGCGCCCCGCCGCCGCCGTCCCACAGCCCCTGCACCagtgcccaccccccgcccagcacGGCCCACCCGGCGCCCCGCACGGCCCACACAGAGACCTGGGGGCCGGAGGGCCAGTGGGCGCCGGCGGGGCCGGCCGGGCAAGGAGAACCCCTCGCCCCCGAATGGCACGGTGCGCCTGGTGCGTCCCGTGGGCCTGAGCCCGGGCAGCGGCCGCGTGGAGGTGTTCGCCAGTGGACGTTGGGGCACTGTGTGCGACGACCGCTGGGACATCAAGGCCGCCGCCGTGGTGTGCCGCCAGCTGGGCTTTGCGCATGCGGTTCGGGCCACCAAGCGCGCCGAGTTCGGGGAGGGCCGCGCGCTCCCCATTCTGCTGGATGACGTGCGCTGCGCAGGCGACGAAAAGACCCTGCTGGAGTGTGGGCACGCCGGCCTGGGCAAGCACAACTGCGACCACCAGGAGGACGCCGGCGTCATCTGCAGCCACGAGGACCCCGACCTGCCAGCCAGCTAG